A single region of the Accipiter gentilis chromosome 6, bAccGen1.1, whole genome shotgun sequence genome encodes:
- the TRIP12 gene encoding E3 ubiquitin-protein ligase TRIP12 isoform X4 has product MSNRPNNNPGGSLRRSQRNTAGAQPQDDAVGGRGCSSSAILIPQQEDPERVNTSEKQKTGQVPKKDNSRGVKRSASPDYRRTNSPSSAKKPKALQHTETSLETNKPHTKSKRRHLDQEQPKSTQLPSTSKAHTRKGGAAGSSRSQKRKRTENLSCIKSGSAVESTGAEEKSAKLSKLASKSVTSAKAGCSTITDSSSSASTSSSSSAVASASSAVPQGARVKQGKDQNKSRRSRSASSPSPRRSSRDKEPSKTGGSSKFDWAARFSPKVSLPKTKLSLPGSSKSETSKPGPSGLQAKLASLRKSTKKRSESPPAELPSLRRSTRQKTTGSCASTSRRGSGLGKRGAAEARRQEKMADPDNNQDGVNSSAARTDEAPQGAAASSSVAGAVGMTTSGESESDDSEMGRLQALLEARGLPPHLFGPLGPRMSQLFHRTIGSGASSKAQQLLQGLQATDESQQLQAVIEMCQLLVMGNEETLGGFPVKSVVPALITLLQMEHNFDIMNHACRALTYMMEALPRSSAVVVDAIPVFLEKLQVIQCIDVAEQALTALEMLSRRHSKAILQAGGLADCLLYLEFFSINAQRNALAIAANCCQSITPDEFHFVADSLPLLTQRLTHQDKKSVESTCLCFARLVDNFQHEENLLQQVASKDLLTNIQQLLVVTPPILSSGMFIMVVRMFSLMCSNCPTLAVQLMKQNIAETLHFLLCGASNGSCQEQIDLVPRSPQELYELTSLICELMPCLPKEGIFAVDTMLKKGNAQNTDGAIWQWRDDRGLWHPYNRIDSRIIEAAHQVGEDEISLSTLGRVYTIDFNSMQQINEDTGTARAIQRKPNPLANTNTSGHSELKKDDARAQLMKEDPELAKSFIKTLFGVLYEVYSSSAGPAVRHKCLRAILRIIYFADAELLKDVLKNHAVSSHIASMLSSQDLKIVVGALQMAEILMQKLPDIFSVYFRREGVMHQVKNLAESEALLTSPPKVCTNGSGTLATTTTISTGTATAASNAAADLGSPSLQHSREDSLDLSPQGRLSDVLKRKRLPKRGPRRPKYSPPRDDDKVDNQAKSPTTTQSPKSSFLASLNPKTWGRLSTQSNSNNIEPARTAGVSGLARAASKDTISNNREKIKGWIKEQAHKFVERYFSSENMDGSNPALNVLQRLCTATEQLNLQVDGGTECLVEIRSIVSESDVSSFEIQHSGFVKQLLLYLTSKSEKDAVSRDIRLKRFLHVFFSSPLPGEEPLGRLEPLENAPLLALVHKMNNCLSQMEQFPVKVHDFPSGNGTGSSFSLNRGSQALKFFNTHQLKCQLQRHPDCANVKQWKGGPVKIDPLALVQAIERYLVVRGYGRVREDDEDSDDDGSDEEIDESLAAQFLNSGNVRHRLQFYIGDHLLPYNMTVYQAVRQYSLQAEEERESTDDESNPLGRAGIWTKTHTIWYKPVREDEDGNKDCVGGKRGRAQTAPTKTSPRNSKKHDELWHDGVCPSVLNPLEVYLISTPPENITFEDPSLDVILLLRVLHAISRYWYYLYDNAICKEIIPTSEFINSKLTAKANRQLQDPLVIMTGNIPTWLTELGKTCPFFFPFDTRQMLFYVTAFDRDRAMQRLLDTNPEINQSDSQDSRVAPRLDRKKRTVNRDELLKQAESVMQDLGSSRAMLEIQYENEVGTGLGPTLEFYALVSQELQRADLGLWRGEEVTLANPKGSQEGTKYIHNLQGLFALPFGRTAKPAHIAKVKMKFRFLGKLMAKAIMDFRLVDLPLGLPFYKWMLRQETSLTSHDLFSIDPVVAKSIYHLEDIVRQKKRLEQDKTQTKESLQYALEALTMNGCSVEDLGLDFTLPGFPNIELKKGGKDTPVTIHNLEEYLRLVIFWALNEGVARQFDSFRDGFESVFPLSHLQYFYPEELEQLLCGSKTDTWDAKTLMECCRPDHGYTHDSRAVKYLFEILSSFDSEQQRLFLQFVTGSPRLPVGGFRSLNPPLTIVRKTFESTENPDDFLPSVMTCVNYLKLPDYSTIEIMREKLLIAAREGQQSFHLS; this is encoded by the exons AGGCTGTAgttcatctgccattttaatcCCACAACAAGAAGATCCAGAGAGAGTCAatacttcagaaaagcaaaaaacgGGGCAAGTGCCTAAGAAAGACAATTCTCGAGGAGTTAAACGCAGTGCTAGTCCAGATTACAGGAGGACCAATTCTCCTAGCTCtgctaaaaaacccaaagcacttcAACACACTGAAACTTCCTTGGAAACTAACAAGCCACATACTAAATCTAAGAGAAGACACTTAGACCAAGAACAGCCCAAGTCTACACAATTGCCATCAACAAGTAAGGCTCACACCAGAAAGGGTGGAGCTGCTGGTAGCTCCCGaagtcagaaaaggaaaaggacagagaaTCTGTCTTGTATAAAGAGTGGTTCAGCAGTTGAATCAACTGGCGCTGAAGAGAAGTCAGCAAAACTCTCCAAGCTGGCTTCAAAATCGGTGACCTCAGCCAAAGCTGGGTGTAGCACCATCACTGATTCTTCTTCTTCAGCTTccacatcctcctcctcttctgctgttGCCTCTGCTTCTTCTGCTGTTCCTCAGGGTGCCAGAGTGAAACAGGGAAAGGACCAGAATAAGTCTAGACGTTCCCGTTCTGCATCCAGCCCCAGTCCAAGAAGGAGTAGCAGGGACAAAGAACCCAGTAAAACAGGTGGCTCTTCAAAGTTCGACTGGGCTGCTCGATTTAGCCCAAAAGTCAGTCTCCCTAAAACAAAACTGTCTCTACCAGGCTCTTCAAAGTCAGAGACATCAAAACCTGGACCTTCAGGACTACAGGCTAAACTAGCAA GTCTAAGAAAATCTACGAAGAAACGCAGTGAATCACCACCTGCTGAGCTCCCCAGTTTGCGGCGGAGCACACGGCAAAAGACCACGGGCTCCTGTGCTAGCACCAG TCGGCGAGGCTCTGGCCTGGGCAAAAGAGGAGCAGCTGAAGCTCGTCGACAGGAGAAGATGGCTGATCCTGACAACAACCAGGATGGAGTTAACTCTTCAGCTGCACGTACAGATGAggctccccagggagctgcag cttCTAGTTCTGTTGCTGGGGCTGTAGGTATGACAACCTCTGGAGAAAGTGAGTCAGATGATTCTGAGATGGGAAGACTACAAG CTCTATTAGAGGCTAGGGGTCTTCCACCTCACCTGTTTGGCCCTCTTGGTCCTCGGATGTCGCAGCTCTTCCACAGGACAATTGGAAGTGGAGCTA GTTCTAAAGCCCAACAACTTTTACAAGGTCTCCAAGCCACTGATGAAAGTCAGCAACTACAGGCAGTGATTGAGATGTGCCAGCTGTTGGTCATGGGAAATGAAGAAACTTTAGGAGGATTTCCAGTCAAGAGTGTTGTACCAGCTTTG ataacaCTGTTGCAGATGGAGCACAACTTTGACATT ATGAACCATGCATGTCGGGCCTTAACATATATGATGGAAGCACTTCCGAGATCATCAGCTGTAGTGGTAGATGCAATTCCTGTCTTCTTGGAGAAG TTGCAAGTTATTCAGTGCATTGATGTGGCAGAGCAGGCGCTTACAGCCCTGGAGATGTTATCACGCAGGCATAGTAAAGCCATTCTGCAGGCG gGTGGGTTGGCAGACTGTTTGCTGTATCTGGAATTCTTCAGTATAAATGCACAGAGGAATGCACTAGCTATTGCTGCCAACTGCTGCCAGAGTATAACACCTGATGAGTTTCACTTTGTGGCAGACTCTTTGCCACTGCTTACACAAAGGTTAACCCATCAG GACAAAAAGTCTGTTGAAAGCACTTGTCTCTGTTTTGCACGGCTAGTGGACAACTTCCAGCATGAGGAG AACTTGCTCCAGCAGGTTGCTTCCAAGGACTTGTTAACAAATATCCAGCAACTCTTGGTAGTGACGCCTCCTATCCTGAGCTCAGGAATGTTCATCATGGTGGTGCGCATGTTTTCCTTAATGTGCTCCAATTGCCCTACACTTGCAGTTCAACTTATGAAGCAAA ATATTGCAGAAACGCTTCACTTCCTCCTTTGCGGAGCCTCAAATGGGAGTTGTCAAGAACAAATTGACCTTGTTCCACGAAGTCCTCAAGAACTTTATGAGCTTACTTCTCTTATCTG TGAACTGATGCCTTGCCTGCCAAAAGAGGGAATCTTTGCTGTTGATACTATGCTGAAGAAAGGAAATGCGCAAAATACAGATGGTGCAATATGGCAATGGCGAGATGACAGGGGTCTCTGGCATCCCTATAACAGGATTGATAGTCGAATAATAGAG GCGGCTCATCAGGTTGGTGAGGATGAGATAAGCCTGTCTACACTTGGGCGTGTCTATACTATTGATTTTAACTCTATGCAGCAAATAAATGAGGATACTGGAACAGCACGTGCCATTCAGCGAAAACCAAACCCTTTAGCCAATACAAACACTA GTGGACATTCAGAATTGAAGAAGGATGATGCTCGAGCACAACTAATGAAAGAGGATCCAGAACTGGCAAAATCCTTTATCAAAACATTGTTTGGTGTTCTTTATGAGGTATATAGTTCTTCAGCTGGACCTGCTGTTAGACACAAGTGCCTTAGAGCAATTCTTAGGATAATCTATTTTGCTGATGCTGAACTTCTGAAGGATGTGCTGAAAAACCATGCTGTTTCAAG TCATATTGCCTCCATGCTGTCAAGTCAAGACCTTAAGATAGTAGTTGGAGCCCTGCAGATGGCAGAGATTTTAATGCAGAAGTTACCTGATATTTTCAGTGTTTACTTCAGAAGAGAAG GGGTGATGCACCAAGTGAAAAACTTAGCAGAGTCGGAGGCTTTGCTAACAAGCCCACCAAAAGTATGCACAAATGGATCAGGAACGCTGGCTACCACTACAACAATAAGTACTGGAACAGCCACTGCTGCCAGTAATGCAGCTGCAGATTTGGGCTCTCCCAGTTTACAACACAGCCGGGAGGATTCTTTGGATCTGAGCCCACAGGG ACGACTGAGTGATGttctaaagagaaaaagactGCCAAAACGAGGGCCAAGGAGGCCAAAATACTCTCCTCCAAGAGATGATGACAAAGTAGACAATCAAG CTAAAAGCCCTACAACTACTCAATCTCCTAAATCTTCTTTCTTGGCAAGTTTAAATCCTAAAACATGGGGAAGATTAAGCACACAGTCCAACAGTAACAATATTGAACCAGCACGAACAGCAGGAGTAAGTGGTCTTGCAAGGGCTGCTTCCAAGGATACCATTTCCAATAACag AGAAAAAATTAAGGGCTGGATTAAGGAGCAAGCCCATAAATTTGTAGAACGTTATTTTAGTTCTGAAAACATGGATGGAAGCAATCCTGCACTAAATGTATTACAGAGACTTTGCACTGCAACTGAACAACTCAACCTCCAG GTGGATGGTGGAACAGAGTGCCTTGTAGAAATCCGTAGCATTGTCTCGGAGTCTGACGTCTCCTCATTTGAAATCCAGCATAGTGGGTTTGTTAAACAACTGCTGCTTTATTTGACATCTAAAAGTGAGAAAGATGCTGTAAGCAGGGATATCAGATTGAAAAgatttcttcatgtatttttttcttctcca CTTCCTGGAGAAGAACCCCTTGGAAGATTAGAGCCATTAGAAAATGCACCTTTGTTGGCGTTAGTCCATAAAATGAACAATTGCCTCAGTCAGATGGAACAGTTTCCTGTCAAAGTGCATGACTTCCCTAGTGGAAATGGAACAGGGAGCAG TTTTTCTCTTAACAGAGGATCCCAAGCTTTAAAATTCTTCAATACACATCAATTAAAATGCCAACTGCAAAGACATCCAGACTGTGCTAATGTGAAACAGTGGAAAGGCGGACCTGTGAAGATTGATCCTCTGGCTTTGGTACAAGCCATTGAAAGATACCTTGTAGTTAGAG GCTATGGAAGAGTTAGAGAAGATGATGAGGATAGTGATGATGATGGGTCAGATGAAGAAATAGATGAATCTTTG gcTGCTCAATTCTTAAATTCAGGGAATGTGAGACACAGACTGCAATTTTACATTGGAGATCACTTGTTGCCATATAATATGACTGTGTATCAAGCAGTTAGGCAGTACAGTTTGCAAGCCGAAGAGGAGAGGGAGTCTACAGATGATGAGAGCAACCCATTAGGAAGAGCTGGGATTTGGACAAAAACACATACCATTTG GTACAAACCTGTGCGAGAGGATGAAGATGGTAATAAGGACTGCGTTGGTGGTAAAAGAGGAAGAGCACAAACTGCTCCCACAAAAACCTCACCTAGAAATTCTAAAAAGCATGATGAATTGTGGCATG atgGTGTATGCCCTTCGGTATTAAATCCTCTAGAAGTTTACCTCATATCTACTCCACCTGAAAACATAACATTTGAAGATCCCTCATTAGATGTTATTCTTCTTTTAAGAGTTTTACATGCTATCAGTCGATACTGGTATTACTTGTATGAT aatgCAATCTGCAAGGAGATAATTCCAACCTCAGAGTTTATCAACAGTAAACTGACAGCAAAAGCAAATAGGCAGCTCCAGGATCCTTTGGTAATTATGACAGGAAACATACCAACTTGGCTGACAGAACTTGGAAAAACATG CccgtttttctttccatttgataCGCGTCAAATGCTGttttatgttactgcttttgatCGTGATCGAGCCATGCAAAGACTACTGGATACTAATCCAGAAATCAATCAATCAGATTCTCAGGATAGCAGAGTGGCACCGCGACTGGACAGGAAAAAA CGCACTGTGAACAGAGATGAGCTGTTGAAACAGGCAGAATCTGTGATGCAGGATCTAGGCAGTTCAAGAGCCATGTTGGAAATCCAGTATGAGAATGAA GTTGGCACAGGCCTAGGCCCCACGCTAGAGTTCTATGCACTTGTATCTCAGGAACTACAGAGAGCAGACTTAGGCCTTTGGAGGGGAGAAGAAGTGACTTTAGCCAATCCAAAAG GAAGCCAGGAAGGTACCAAGTACATCCATAACCTTCAAGGCCTTTTTGCACTTCCTTTTGGTAGAACAGCCAAGCCAGCTCACATTGCAAAAGTTAAAATGAAGTTCCGCTTTCTGGGAAAACTAATGGCCAAGGCAATCATGGATTTTAGACTG GTGGACCTTCCTCTTGGACTTCCTTTTTATAAATGGATGCTACGACAGGAAACTTCCTTGACATCGCATGATTTGTTCAGTATTGATCCAGTAGTAGCCAAATCAATATATCACCTTGAAGATATtgtaagacaaaagaaaagactTGAACAGGATAAAACACAG ACCAAAGAAAGTCTACAGTATGCATTGGAGGCTCTGACTATGAATGGCTGCTCAGTGGAAGACCTAGGGCTGGACTTCACACTTCCTGGGTTTCCTAATATAGAactgaaaaaagggggaaaagatacACCAGTCACCATCCACAATTTAGAGGAGTATCTCAGA
- the TRIP12 gene encoding E3 ubiquitin-protein ligase TRIP12 isoform X5, with protein MSNRPNNNPGGSLRRSQRNTAGAQPQDDAVGGRGCSSSAILIPQQEDPERVNTSEKQKTGQVPKKDNSRGVKRSASPDYRRTNSPSSAKKPKALQHTETSLETNKPHTKSKRRHLDQEQPKSTQLPSTSKAHTRKGGAAGSSRSQKRKRTENLSCIKSGSAVESTGAEEKSAKLSKLASKSVTSAKAGCSTITDSSSSASTSSSSSAVASASSAVPQGARVKQGKDQNKSRRSRSASSPSPRRSSRDKEPSKTGGSSKFDWAARFSPKVSLPKTKLSLPGSSKSETSKPGPSGLQAKLASLRKSTKKRSESPPAELPSLRRSTRQKTTGSCASTSRRGSGLGKRGAAEARRQEKMADPDNNQDGVNSSAARTDEAPQGAAASSSVAGAVGMTTSGESESDDSEMGRLQALLEARGLPPHLFGPLGPRMSQLFHRTIGSGASSKAQQLLQGLQATDESQQLQAVIEMCQLLVMGNEETLGGFPVKSVVPALITLLQMEHNFDIMNHACRALTYMMEALPRSSAVVVDAIPVFLEKLQVIQCIDVAEQALTALEMLSRRHSKAILQAGGLADCLLYLEFFSINAQRNALAIAANCCQSITPDEFHFVADSLPLLTQRLTHQDKKSVESTCLCFARLVDNFQHEENLLQQVASKDLLTNIQQLLVVTPPILSSGMFIMVVRMFSLMCSNCPTLAVQLMKQNIAETLHFLLCGASNGSCQEQIDLVPRSPQELYELTSLICELMPCLPKEGIFAVDTMLKKGNAQNTDGAIWQWRDDRGLWHPYNRIDSRIIEAAHQVGEDEISLSTLGRVYTIDFNSMQQINEDTGTARAIQRKPNPLANTNTSGHSELKKDDARAQLMKEDPELAKSFIKTLFGVLYEVYSSSAGPAVRHKCLRAILRIIYFADAELLKDVLKNHAVSSHIASMLSSQDLKIVVGALQMAEILMQKLPDIFSVYFRREGVMHQVKNLAESEALLTSPPKVCTNGSGTLATTTTISTGTATAASNAAADLGSPSLQHSREDSLDLSPQGRLSDVLKRKRLPKRGPRRPKYSPPRDDDKVDNQAKSPTTTQSPKSSFLASLNPKTWGRLSTQSNSNNIEPARTAGVSGLARAASKDTISNNREKIKGWIKEQAHKFVERYFSSENMDGSNPALNVLQRLCTATEQLNLQVDGGTECLVEIRSIVSESDVSSFEIQHSGFVKQLLLYLTSKSEKDAVSRDIRLKRFLHVFFSSPLPGEEPLGRLEPLENAPLLALVHKMNNCLSQMEQFPVKVHDFPSGNGTGSRGSQALKFFNTHQLKCQLQRHPDCANVKQWKGGPVKIDPLALVQAIERYLVVRGYGRVREDDEDSDDDGSDEEIDESLAAQFLNSGNVRHRLQFYIGDHLLPYNMTVYQAVRQYSLQAEEERESTDDESNPLGRAGIWTKTHTIWYKPVREDEDGNKDCVGGKRGRAQTAPTKTSPRNSKKHDELWHDGVCPSVLNPLEVYLISTPPENITFEDPSLDVILLLRVLHAISRYWYYLYDNAICKEIIPTSEFINSKLTAKANRQLQDPLVIMTGNIPTWLTELGKTCPFFFPFDTRQMLFYVTAFDRDRAMQRLLDTNPEINQSDSQDSRVAPRLDRKKRTVNRDELLKQAESVMQDLGSSRAMLEIQYENEVGTGLGPTLEFYALVSQELQRADLGLWRGEEVTLANPKGSQEGTKYIHNLQGLFALPFGRTAKPAHIAKVKMKFRFLGKLMAKAIMDFRLVDLPLGLPFYKWMLRQETSLTSHDLFSIDPVVAKSIYHLEDIVRQKKRLEQDKTQTKESLQYALEALTMNGCSVEDLGLDFTLPGFPNIELKKGGKDTPVTIHNLEEYLRLVIFWALNEGVARQFDSFRDGFESVFPLSHLQYFYPEELEQLLCGSKTDTWDAKTLMECCRPDHGYTHDSRAVKYLFEILSSFDSEQQRLFLQFVTGSPRLPVGGFRSLNPPLTIVRKTFESTENPDDFLPSVMTCVNYLKLPDYSTIEIMREKLLIAAREGQQSFHLS; from the exons AGGCTGTAgttcatctgccattttaatcCCACAACAAGAAGATCCAGAGAGAGTCAatacttcagaaaagcaaaaaacgGGGCAAGTGCCTAAGAAAGACAATTCTCGAGGAGTTAAACGCAGTGCTAGTCCAGATTACAGGAGGACCAATTCTCCTAGCTCtgctaaaaaacccaaagcacttcAACACACTGAAACTTCCTTGGAAACTAACAAGCCACATACTAAATCTAAGAGAAGACACTTAGACCAAGAACAGCCCAAGTCTACACAATTGCCATCAACAAGTAAGGCTCACACCAGAAAGGGTGGAGCTGCTGGTAGCTCCCGaagtcagaaaaggaaaaggacagagaaTCTGTCTTGTATAAAGAGTGGTTCAGCAGTTGAATCAACTGGCGCTGAAGAGAAGTCAGCAAAACTCTCCAAGCTGGCTTCAAAATCGGTGACCTCAGCCAAAGCTGGGTGTAGCACCATCACTGATTCTTCTTCTTCAGCTTccacatcctcctcctcttctgctgttGCCTCTGCTTCTTCTGCTGTTCCTCAGGGTGCCAGAGTGAAACAGGGAAAGGACCAGAATAAGTCTAGACGTTCCCGTTCTGCATCCAGCCCCAGTCCAAGAAGGAGTAGCAGGGACAAAGAACCCAGTAAAACAGGTGGCTCTTCAAAGTTCGACTGGGCTGCTCGATTTAGCCCAAAAGTCAGTCTCCCTAAAACAAAACTGTCTCTACCAGGCTCTTCAAAGTCAGAGACATCAAAACCTGGACCTTCAGGACTACAGGCTAAACTAGCAA GTCTAAGAAAATCTACGAAGAAACGCAGTGAATCACCACCTGCTGAGCTCCCCAGTTTGCGGCGGAGCACACGGCAAAAGACCACGGGCTCCTGTGCTAGCACCAG TCGGCGAGGCTCTGGCCTGGGCAAAAGAGGAGCAGCTGAAGCTCGTCGACAGGAGAAGATGGCTGATCCTGACAACAACCAGGATGGAGTTAACTCTTCAGCTGCACGTACAGATGAggctccccagggagctgcag cttCTAGTTCTGTTGCTGGGGCTGTAGGTATGACAACCTCTGGAGAAAGTGAGTCAGATGATTCTGAGATGGGAAGACTACAAG CTCTATTAGAGGCTAGGGGTCTTCCACCTCACCTGTTTGGCCCTCTTGGTCCTCGGATGTCGCAGCTCTTCCACAGGACAATTGGAAGTGGAGCTA GTTCTAAAGCCCAACAACTTTTACAAGGTCTCCAAGCCACTGATGAAAGTCAGCAACTACAGGCAGTGATTGAGATGTGCCAGCTGTTGGTCATGGGAAATGAAGAAACTTTAGGAGGATTTCCAGTCAAGAGTGTTGTACCAGCTTTG ataacaCTGTTGCAGATGGAGCACAACTTTGACATT ATGAACCATGCATGTCGGGCCTTAACATATATGATGGAAGCACTTCCGAGATCATCAGCTGTAGTGGTAGATGCAATTCCTGTCTTCTTGGAGAAG TTGCAAGTTATTCAGTGCATTGATGTGGCAGAGCAGGCGCTTACAGCCCTGGAGATGTTATCACGCAGGCATAGTAAAGCCATTCTGCAGGCG gGTGGGTTGGCAGACTGTTTGCTGTATCTGGAATTCTTCAGTATAAATGCACAGAGGAATGCACTAGCTATTGCTGCCAACTGCTGCCAGAGTATAACACCTGATGAGTTTCACTTTGTGGCAGACTCTTTGCCACTGCTTACACAAAGGTTAACCCATCAG GACAAAAAGTCTGTTGAAAGCACTTGTCTCTGTTTTGCACGGCTAGTGGACAACTTCCAGCATGAGGAG AACTTGCTCCAGCAGGTTGCTTCCAAGGACTTGTTAACAAATATCCAGCAACTCTTGGTAGTGACGCCTCCTATCCTGAGCTCAGGAATGTTCATCATGGTGGTGCGCATGTTTTCCTTAATGTGCTCCAATTGCCCTACACTTGCAGTTCAACTTATGAAGCAAA ATATTGCAGAAACGCTTCACTTCCTCCTTTGCGGAGCCTCAAATGGGAGTTGTCAAGAACAAATTGACCTTGTTCCACGAAGTCCTCAAGAACTTTATGAGCTTACTTCTCTTATCTG TGAACTGATGCCTTGCCTGCCAAAAGAGGGAATCTTTGCTGTTGATACTATGCTGAAGAAAGGAAATGCGCAAAATACAGATGGTGCAATATGGCAATGGCGAGATGACAGGGGTCTCTGGCATCCCTATAACAGGATTGATAGTCGAATAATAGAG GCGGCTCATCAGGTTGGTGAGGATGAGATAAGCCTGTCTACACTTGGGCGTGTCTATACTATTGATTTTAACTCTATGCAGCAAATAAATGAGGATACTGGAACAGCACGTGCCATTCAGCGAAAACCAAACCCTTTAGCCAATACAAACACTA GTGGACATTCAGAATTGAAGAAGGATGATGCTCGAGCACAACTAATGAAAGAGGATCCAGAACTGGCAAAATCCTTTATCAAAACATTGTTTGGTGTTCTTTATGAGGTATATAGTTCTTCAGCTGGACCTGCTGTTAGACACAAGTGCCTTAGAGCAATTCTTAGGATAATCTATTTTGCTGATGCTGAACTTCTGAAGGATGTGCTGAAAAACCATGCTGTTTCAAG TCATATTGCCTCCATGCTGTCAAGTCAAGACCTTAAGATAGTAGTTGGAGCCCTGCAGATGGCAGAGATTTTAATGCAGAAGTTACCTGATATTTTCAGTGTTTACTTCAGAAGAGAAG GGGTGATGCACCAAGTGAAAAACTTAGCAGAGTCGGAGGCTTTGCTAACAAGCCCACCAAAAGTATGCACAAATGGATCAGGAACGCTGGCTACCACTACAACAATAAGTACTGGAACAGCCACTGCTGCCAGTAATGCAGCTGCAGATTTGGGCTCTCCCAGTTTACAACACAGCCGGGAGGATTCTTTGGATCTGAGCCCACAGGG ACGACTGAGTGATGttctaaagagaaaaagactGCCAAAACGAGGGCCAAGGAGGCCAAAATACTCTCCTCCAAGAGATGATGACAAAGTAGACAATCAAG CTAAAAGCCCTACAACTACTCAATCTCCTAAATCTTCTTTCTTGGCAAGTTTAAATCCTAAAACATGGGGAAGATTAAGCACACAGTCCAACAGTAACAATATTGAACCAGCACGAACAGCAGGAGTAAGTGGTCTTGCAAGGGCTGCTTCCAAGGATACCATTTCCAATAACag AGAAAAAATTAAGGGCTGGATTAAGGAGCAAGCCCATAAATTTGTAGAACGTTATTTTAGTTCTGAAAACATGGATGGAAGCAATCCTGCACTAAATGTATTACAGAGACTTTGCACTGCAACTGAACAACTCAACCTCCAG GTGGATGGTGGAACAGAGTGCCTTGTAGAAATCCGTAGCATTGTCTCGGAGTCTGACGTCTCCTCATTTGAAATCCAGCATAGTGGGTTTGTTAAACAACTGCTGCTTTATTTGACATCTAAAAGTGAGAAAGATGCTGTAAGCAGGGATATCAGATTGAAAAgatttcttcatgtatttttttcttctcca CTTCCTGGAGAAGAACCCCTTGGAAGATTAGAGCCATTAGAAAATGCACCTTTGTTGGCGTTAGTCCATAAAATGAACAATTGCCTCAGTCAGATGGAACAGTTTCCTGTCAAAGTGCATGACTTCCCTAGTGGAAATGGAACAGGGAGCAG AGGATCCCAAGCTTTAAAATTCTTCAATACACATCAATTAAAATGCCAACTGCAAAGACATCCAGACTGTGCTAATGTGAAACAGTGGAAAGGCGGACCTGTGAAGATTGATCCTCTGGCTTTGGTACAAGCCATTGAAAGATACCTTGTAGTTAGAG GCTATGGAAGAGTTAGAGAAGATGATGAGGATAGTGATGATGATGGGTCAGATGAAGAAATAGATGAATCTTTG gcTGCTCAATTCTTAAATTCAGGGAATGTGAGACACAGACTGCAATTTTACATTGGAGATCACTTGTTGCCATATAATATGACTGTGTATCAAGCAGTTAGGCAGTACAGTTTGCAAGCCGAAGAGGAGAGGGAGTCTACAGATGATGAGAGCAACCCATTAGGAAGAGCTGGGATTTGGACAAAAACACATACCATTTG GTACAAACCTGTGCGAGAGGATGAAGATGGTAATAAGGACTGCGTTGGTGGTAAAAGAGGAAGAGCACAAACTGCTCCCACAAAAACCTCACCTAGAAATTCTAAAAAGCATGATGAATTGTGGCATG atgGTGTATGCCCTTCGGTATTAAATCCTCTAGAAGTTTACCTCATATCTACTCCACCTGAAAACATAACATTTGAAGATCCCTCATTAGATGTTATTCTTCTTTTAAGAGTTTTACATGCTATCAGTCGATACTGGTATTACTTGTATGAT aatgCAATCTGCAAGGAGATAATTCCAACCTCAGAGTTTATCAACAGTAAACTGACAGCAAAAGCAAATAGGCAGCTCCAGGATCCTTTGGTAATTATGACAGGAAACATACCAACTTGGCTGACAGAACTTGGAAAAACATG CccgtttttctttccatttgataCGCGTCAAATGCTGttttatgttactgcttttgatCGTGATCGAGCCATGCAAAGACTACTGGATACTAATCCAGAAATCAATCAATCAGATTCTCAGGATAGCAGAGTGGCACCGCGACTGGACAGGAAAAAA CGCACTGTGAACAGAGATGAGCTGTTGAAACAGGCAGAATCTGTGATGCAGGATCTAGGCAGTTCAAGAGCCATGTTGGAAATCCAGTATGAGAATGAA GTTGGCACAGGCCTAGGCCCCACGCTAGAGTTCTATGCACTTGTATCTCAGGAACTACAGAGAGCAGACTTAGGCCTTTGGAGGGGAGAAGAAGTGACTTTAGCCAATCCAAAAG GAAGCCAGGAAGGTACCAAGTACATCCATAACCTTCAAGGCCTTTTTGCACTTCCTTTTGGTAGAACAGCCAAGCCAGCTCACATTGCAAAAGTTAAAATGAAGTTCCGCTTTCTGGGAAAACTAATGGCCAAGGCAATCATGGATTTTAGACTG GTGGACCTTCCTCTTGGACTTCCTTTTTATAAATGGATGCTACGACAGGAAACTTCCTTGACATCGCATGATTTGTTCAGTATTGATCCAGTAGTAGCCAAATCAATATATCACCTTGAAGATATtgtaagacaaaagaaaagactTGAACAGGATAAAACACAG ACCAAAGAAAGTCTACAGTATGCATTGGAGGCTCTGACTATGAATGGCTGCTCAGTGGAAGACCTAGGGCTGGACTTCACACTTCCTGGGTTTCCTAATATAGAactgaaaaaagggggaaaagatacACCAGTCACCATCCACAATTTAGAGGAGTATCTCAGA